One Lycium barbarum isolate Lr01 chromosome 5, ASM1917538v2, whole genome shotgun sequence genomic window carries:
- the LOC132639424 gene encoding uncharacterized protein LOC132639424 → MWVKGLPYKIAFTMWRVWHFKVPLDEVIRSWGYNLSSKCLYCTAESKEETIAHIFMRCQTAQRTWSYFSSAAGFDITGIHSQQVMLKWWGVDVKPRMQAIYNIVPSIIVWELWKKRNGDKHNNKVTDARVIYQASTLIQQLVRLRKPGIQHVPHRWPEILQILESFVPRLKVTKVLWEFLVEGVWKCNIDGATRGNLKGVWKCNTDGATRVNPGRSSYAFCVRTHNGDLVHPCAKEMQEGTNTESEVKALLEATRFCLSKHVYSFILETDSMLMKMILEREWKPPWNIVFMVEELWDIMDNGQVQLLHILREGNKLADHLAN, encoded by the coding sequence ATGTGGGTAAAGGGGCTACCATACAAGATTGCCTTTACTATGTGGAGAGTATGGCATTTTAAGGTGCCTTTGGATGAAGTAATCAGGAGTTGGGGGTACAATCTATCTTCCAAATGTTTGTACTGCACTGCAGAATCAAAAGAGGAAACAATTGCTCATATTTTCATGAGGTGTCAAACTGCACAAAGGACTTGGTCATATTTTAGCTCAGCTGCAGGTTTTGATATTACAGGTATACACTCACAACAGGTGATGTTAAAATGGTGGGGTGTTGATGTGAAGCCTAGAATGCAAGCAATTTATAATATTGTGCCTTCAATTATTGTATGGGAATTGTGGAAGAAGAGAAATGGTGATAAGCACAATAATAAGGTGACAGATGCAAGAGTGATCTATCAGGCTTCTACATTGATTCAACAACTGGTAAGATTGAGAAAACCAGGCATTCAACATGTACCTCATAGATGGCCTGAAATTCTACAGATTTTAGAGTCCTTTGTGCCAAGATTAAAAGTAACTAAGGTGTTATGGGAATTTCTTGTGGAAGGTGTTTGGAAGTGTAACATAGATGGTGCTACTAGAGGTAATCTGAAAGGTGTTTGGAAGTGTAACACAGATGGTGCTACTAGAGTTAATCCTGGTAGGAGTTCATATGCCTTTTGTGTTAGAACTCATAATGGAGACTTGGTGCATCCTTGTGCTAAGGAAATGCAGGAAGGTACAAACACAGAATCTGAGGTCAAGGCATTACTTGAAGCTACAAGGTTTTGCTTGTCTAAGCATGTGTACTCATTCATACTTGAAACTGATTCAATGCTCATGAAGATGATCTTGGAGAGGGAATGGAAGCCACCCTGGAATATTGTGTTTATGGTAGAAGAGCTTTGGGACATCATGGACAATGGTCAAGTACAACTTCTGCATATTTTGAGAGAGGGTAACAAGTTGGCTGACCATTTAGCCAATTAA
- the LOC132639425 gene encoding uncharacterized protein LOC132639425: MEPMQQPYKLESYRRRLDLETTLHNVHNKIWAFVDQEWEVTVLMDREQHLTLRLINWDVDMTMIVTLVYAKCDSTDMIELWDDVYYLARDMTDPWLVAGDFHVITDESEKYGGLPVSLNEVEDFRHCISTCNLTDLGYKGSVFTWWNGRDADDCIFKRLDRCLSNFEFQQLFPSLQITHLIKNGSDHSPLLIELELQANWCIEVEANSFYAFNSKLKNLKKALTAWSRATYGDIFQQITNMEEVVKTNEAIFEAYPSYANREQLNRINAEMTRLLSIEEEFWKQKAGMAWFQDGDKNSKFFHAHVDSKSKRLQLRRIQYANGQWLEIDAEIAEEAIRFYQAQFHETTPPTQFDILEHIPRLVSQEQNAALVDGTTKKEVKCAVFGLNSTCTAGLRTSQVYHPYKPYTVVNKVFSRVVHERLALLIPELISQNLAGFVRGRSIVENILLTKEIIIEIRLRINKGKKSGNQIVPNVVMKLDMTKAYDRLSWIFLTKVEEVTGIKRKNFPLMYLGCPIYYARACMAFYSELITKFFWSNKIGEWQRHWAGWDIVCLPLDEGGLGFSCLRDISLTLFTKLWWNFRTKPTLWSAFMSNKYLNNNNPILVPWKKGSHIWRKMLQAKDFIDHEIWWQLKMGSSLLWLDNWTGLGPLYFLIEPDFYCDEGINNVADVVTDGMWNEALIRNILPEDLAEYILSDIEPPIGGNDLDILEVVNRWTIQC; the protein is encoded by the exons ATGGAGCCTATGCAGCAGCCTTATAAGTTAGAAAGTTATAGGAGGAGACTTGATTTGGAAACAACATTACATAATGTCCATAATAAAATTTGGGCATTTGTTGATCAAGAATGGGAAGTTACAGTTTTGATGGATAGGGAACAACATCTTACTTTGAGGCTTATCAATTGGGATGTAGATATGACCATGATTGTGACTTTAGTGTATGCAAAGTGTGACAGCACTGACATGATTGAATTGTGGGATGACGTATATTATTTGGCTAGGGACATGACTGATCCATGGCTTGTTGCGGGAGACTTTCATGTAATAACAGATGAATCTGAGAAGTATGGTGGTCTTCCTGTATCTTTGAATGAGGTGGAAGATTTCAGGCATTGTATTTCTACATGTAATCTCACAGATTTGGGTTATAAGGGGAGTGTTTTTACATGGTGGAATGGCAGGGATGCAGATGATTGTATCTTCAAGAGACTTGATAGGTGCCTTTCCAATTTTGAGTTTCAGCAGTTATTCCCAAGCCTTCAGATTACTCATCTAATTAAAAATGGTTCAGATCACTCTCCACTATTAATTGAATTGGAGTTGCAG GCTAACTGGTGTATAGAAGTGGAGGCTAACTCTTTCTATGCTTTCAACTCCAAGTTGAAGAATTTGAAAAAAGCTCTAACTGCATGGAGTAGAGCAACATATGGTGATATTTTTCAGCAGATAACCAACATGGAGGAGGTGGTTAAGACTAATGAGGCTATCTTTGAAGCATATCCTTCATATGCAAATAGAGAGCAGCTGAATAGAATAAATGCAGAAATGACTAGATTGCTGAGTATTGAGGAAGAATTTTGGAAGCAAAAGGCTGGTATGGCATGGTTCCAGGATGGTGATAAAAATTCCAAGTTCTTCCATGCTCATGTCGATAGTAAGAGCAAGAGATTACAACTTAGAAGAATCCAATATGCTAATGGCCAATGGCTTGAAATAGATGCAGAAATTGCTGAGGAAGCCATTAGATTTTATCAGGCTCAATTTCATGAAACTACTCCACCAACGCAGTTTGATATCTTGGAACACATCCCAAGACTTGTATCTCAGGAGCAAAATGCAGCATTAGTGGATGGGACAACCAAAAAGGAGGTTAAGTGTGCAGTATTTGGCCTTAATAGTACTTGTACAGCAG GGCTCAGAACTTCCCAGGTATATCACCCATACAAACCTTATACTGTTGTCAACAAGGTGTTTTCTAGGGTGGTTCATGAAAGACTGGCCCTTTTAATTCCTGAGCTCATATCTCAGAATCTGGCTGGATTTGTTAGGGGTAGGAGTATTGTGGAAAACATTTTGTTAACTAAGGAGATCATCATTGAAATTAGGCTCAGAATAAATAAAGGCAAGAAAAGTGGAAATCAAATTGTGCCCAATGTTGTAATGAAGCTGGATATGACTAAGGCATATGACAGACTCTCATGGATTTTCCTCACTAAG GTTGAGGAGGTTACTGGTATTAAAAGGAAGAATTTTCCTTTAATGTACCTCGGGTGCCCAATCTATTATGCTAGAGCTTGTATGGCTTTCTACTCAGAATTGATTACCAAG TTCTTTTGGAGTAACAAAATAGGAGAATGGCAAAGGCATTGGGCAGGTTGGGATATAGTTTGTTTGCCTCTTGATGAGGGTGGTTTGGGTTTCAGTTGTTTGAGAGACATATCATTGACtttatttaccaaactttggtggAATTTTAGAACCAAGCCAACTCTGTGGAGTGCATTCATGAGTAACAAATATTTGAATAATAATAATCCTATTCTAGTTCCTTGGAAAAAAGGATCGCATATTTGGAGGAAGATGTTACAGGCCAAAGATTTTATTGATCATGAGATATGGTGGCAATTGAAGATGGGATCATCACTTTTATGGTTAGACAATTGGACAGGTCTTGGTCCATTGTATTTCCTCATAGAACCAGATTTCTATTGTGATGAAGGCATTAACAATGTTGCTGATGTAGTTACTGATGGCATGTGGAATGAGGCTTTGATCAGAAATATACTGCCTGAGGATCTAGCTGAATACATTTTGAGTGACATAGAACCTCCAATTGGTGGAAATGATCTTGATATTTTGGAGGTTGTCAACAGATGGACAATTCAGTGTTAA